Below is a window of Deltaproteobacteria bacterium HGW-Deltaproteobacteria-6 DNA.
TTATAGGCCGCCATCCAATCGGATATTGCCTTTTTTCCTTCTTCCGGAAACATCGGCGATTTTTCCCAGAACTTGCTGACCAGTCTTTCAGTTTGTTCCTGTAATGCCTGCATTCCGCGGAAATTATTGTCAAAGGCTGTTTTGTTGAAAACAATCATTTGCTTGGCGATTTGTTTCGGGTCCATTGCCGCCTCCTTTATAAAATTCTTTTATTTTTTTGTTTTTTGCTGTTTTTCCGCCTGAGCGAAGTATTCGGCAACTTTCTGATAACTTTCATCGGCGGCGGCTTTGAAATCCTGACGGCCTTTTTTATAGCTTGTGACCCAGTCATTAACGGCCTTCTTCCCTTCCTGCGGGAACCAGGGCGCTTTATCCAGAAAGCTAAATACCAGTTTTTCAGTTTGATCCTGAAGCGCGGACATTGCGCTGAAACTGTTGTCAAAAGCCGTTTTGTTGAATTCCATCATTTGTCTGGCTATTTGTTTTTGCTCCATCACAGGTCACCTCCCTTATGTTTTATGGTTATTTTTTACAGTTTGTAATCTATTCGGTAGTTTAACGATTTAATTCCATTTGTAAAGTCATTTATTTCCGTAATGAAAATGGCTGCGCATTAAGTAATCCGGAACTTTTTCATTTCCCTCATCGACATGCGTTTGAAAAGCGAACCTCCTTTTGTGCGAGGCAAGAAGATATTCATGGATTGCCTCTTTCGAATTGTCCTGAAACAGGGGATTTTTATCGATGAAACTGAAAAAGAAGCTTTCAGGAGTCTCCTTGCGCAGTGCCGTCGTGTTGGACGTACTATGGAAGACTGTTGTGTTCAAATCCATCAATTGTTTTGCGGTTTTTTTGTGATCCATGGCATGTCCTCCAAAATCATCAGTTGTTTGGATGCAAACGATATCATCGTTTCGAACATTTGCCCGCCGTGACGCCCTAGCCTGTTCTTTCCTGAAAAAAAGCGAAATCTGAATTCATTTACTTCTGATTCTATCAGGTTGACTGTTTAAAAGCAACGGATGTGCCAGTCATCAAAGCATGTGTGCTGATCATAATATCCTGATGTCCGGCGAAGGATTTAAACGGTCAAAAAAGGTTGAAAGAGCGATAATGAAAATCAATTAAACTGCATTCTTAGTTGACTAAACGGATGAAATGCTGGACATCATTGGACCAGATGACCTGCAGACGGGGAAACGCTTTTTTTAATTCATCAAAATTTTCCTTCTTGGCCGTAATGCAGTAGACAGAGCCCTCTTTTTTTCTTACGAGATGAAAGAATTCCTGCTGCACCAGAAAATACCGTGATTTCTCGCCTGCTGAAAGTTTTTCCATGCCGAAACTCATCTCACCGAAGCTGTCCACCACAGGCGTTCTGAGGTTCGTGTAGGTTTCCACGCCATAAAGGAAAATCTTGTACTGATAAAGTTCCTCGCCGGCAGGAAGATGGGCTTTGATGGCCTGGGACAGCGGATAGGAAGTCTTATACGGCGTCAGGAAAGCGGAGATCGGATAGATCAGAGAAAGCAGAAAGACCGCGGAAAGCAGATACGCCGTCACAAACCAGCCGGAATTGAACCGTCGCTTGATCATTCCGGGCAGAAAAATCATGAGCAGCAGCGTGATCATCGACGGAAGAACCAGCCACATCCAGTTGCGGGGATGAATAATCACCAGATCGCCGCCCAGTTGAGCGTTCTCCGGCAGGAAGAGAGGCCCAATCAGCACTGCGATAAACAGGAGAGACTGCAGGGCAATGGGCAGGTAGTGAAAAAACCTGTCCGTTGTTTTCGTGAACGGCGTCCAAGGCAGTTCATCGTATCCTCTGAGCAGATGGCCGAGAAGGACGGCGACGGGCAGGAAGAGCGGCGCAATGTAAGGAACCAGCTTGGAGGATGAAACGGAAAAGAAGGCGAAGATAAAGACAATCCAGGTGACGAGAAAGTACAGGTTCGTTTTTTTAAAGACAACGTTATACAAGCCCGCCCGTCTGGCGCGGATCGCCTGGATCAGATAAGCAAACCAGGGAAGAACACCCAGCAGAACGACAGGCAGATAGAACAGGACGGACTGATAGCGTCCGTGAACTTTTGTCGTATAGCGGAGAAAGTGCTCGTATACGAAAAAAAACCAGAGGAAATCCTTGTTTGCCTTCTGGACAAGAATGATCCACGGGGAGACGATGGCGATCAGGATAAGCAGCCCCACGGGAGAAAAGAGTTTGAAAATATCCCGCCACCTTTTTGAAATGAGCAGCCATAAGACGAGGATGGCGAACGGAAAGATTATTCCGATCAGCCCTTTCGTGAGGAAGGCCAGGGCGCTTGCCGCATACAGAAGATAGATCCATCCTTTCACCGTTCTGTTTCCGGCCATGTAGCGGTAACCCGCCCACGTGGCCAGGCAGACGAAGAAGGCCAGGGGAATATCCAGGATATTCATGCGTCCCAGGACAAAGATATAAAGGAAAGTACTCAGCATTCCCGCCGAGTAGAGGCCTGTTTTTCTGTCGTATAAAAATGAGCCCATGGCAAAGGCAAGAAGGATCAGTCCCCAGGCGCAAATGCCGGGAAAGAAACGGGCGGAAAATTCATTTTTACCGAATATTTTGACGGCGCCTGCCGTTACCCAGTAGGCGAGCGGCGGTTTTTCCAGATAAACGACATGATTGATATGGGGGGTCACATAATCCCCGGTGTCAACCATGTAAGCCGGTATTTCAATGTAGCGGGATTCATCGGGATCAAGAAGCGGCATAATATGCAGTGTCGACACATACAGAATAATGGGAACGATCAAAAGAAATAAAATTGCGCTCTTTGTTGTGTCTGACAAGATATGAATCCCTCGAGAGTTGGTGAACTTTTTTATTGAAAAATATTATTTTACTTCCCGGGATTAGTCAAATTTATTTTAATCAACGGATTGATATTGAAAAGTGCGGATGCCGGTTAAAATCGGTAGAAGGCTCTTTTCCGTCAACAGGGATTACCGTCTTTTGCTATTTCAACCATCTGGTAAGCGCCGGTTTTTCCTTTTCCGTCCAGTCGGTGGAAAAACGCACCGCCAGAAATGATTCATAAATTTTATCGATGGTCTTGACCGCATTTTCGATCAGATAAATACGCTCCAGAAGGCTTGCGGAAGGATCTTCCGGGGTTTCCCGCCAGTCCACAACGGGCATTTTCAGAGACTGGAAATAAAAAGTATCGGCTTTGAAATTAAATTCCCATTCATTCTGGTCACGGTGGAGCTTCATGCCGGTCTCTTTGACCTTTTTGCCCTGACGAACGGCTTCCTTGCCTTCTTTAAGCTCGGCATGCAGGCCCGAACAAACAACGCCCTGCGAATATTCTCCTTCTCCGGCTTCCAGCGCGATCCGTTTGAGAAAATGCAATTCCACCTCTTCCGTTTTGGACAGGGCGATGGTGCCGTTTCTCTCCTCGGATTTGAACCACAGCCAGGTAAGAAACTCGCGTCCGATTAAGGAAATGTCCTCCGCGGCGACGTCACCTTTCGTTTTGCCGGCCTGTGCCAGCGGATGTTCCTGGGGGAGAATCCGCTTCAGGCCCAGTGAGAAAGTTTTTTTGAACAAATCAACAAAATCATCCGCGACCTTGTCGGACAGACATGAAAAATATACTTTATTCTGTCCCACTGCCCAGAGGACGTCGTAGAAGGAGGGCACGGGATCGCTTTTCGTCAAAAGCTCCAGTTTGACCTTTTCTTTGATGCCTTCATTCATGGATTTGCCGATGCGGGTCTGGCCGTGCTCGGTCAGAAACCGCCTCTGCTCTTCCATTAAACGGACTTTCATCAATTTCGGGGAAATCAATTTGCGATCGATGCGCAGAGAGAAAATCAGATAATCGCCCAGCGCGTAATTTGCCTGCTCAAAGTCGGCGTCCAGGATATCCGTGGCCGACACCCAGCCCATCCGTTTTTCTTCCGTGGAACTCCGCGCCTCCCGAAACGAGTTCGCCTTGATCCGGTTGCTGATAAAAGTTGTAAACGCCTGCGGCAGTTGGCCGTCCACTGCAAACTGTATAAAAGAGAAATTGCCCTTGATCAAACCCATCTTCATCACCTCACTTCGCGCGCACCGTATCTTATCGGAAGCGGTCCTGTCAAGGATTTATGTTCTTAAAATGCCTTTATAAATCATAGAGTTTTCATCGATACCCGAAAAATATTTATCATAGACAGCATCTTTTTTTTATGTTACGAAATGCCATCTTTTTGGAGCTAATCATCATGAAAATTAAGAAGGTCGGCATTATTGCCAACATTGAAAAAGAAAATATCGCCGGTTTTGCAGGCGCCTTGAAAAAATGGCTGGAAGACAGAAAAATTAAAGTATCGCTCGAAGCGAACATCGCCGCCGCCATCGGCAAAAGCGGCGGCTTCAAAATCGAAGATCTGGCGTCCCGGGTGGATTTGATCGCCGTGCTTGGCGGAGACGGCACCATGCTGCGCACGGCCCGCTACGTCGCTCAGCAAAATGTGCCCATCGTCGGCATCAACATGGGGACGTTCGGTTATCTGACGGAAGTCAACCTGAACGAAACATACGCGGCGCTGGAATTGATTCTTAAAGGCGATTTTCTGACCGAAAAAAGGATGATGTTGGATGTAAAAATCCGCAGGGGCAATAAAATCATCGGTTCGGGCATTGTCTTAAATGACGTGGTGATCAACCGCGGTAATCTCTCCCGCATTGTGGAACTGGAAACGTCCATCAATAACCAGTATCTTGCGACGTATAAGTCCGACGGCCTGATTATCTCCACACCCACCGGTTCGACGGCTTATTCGCTTTCCGCCGGCGGTCCGATTGTTTTTCCCGGCAAGGAATTGATCATTATTAACCCGATCTGTCCCCATACGCTGACGAACCGGCCGATTATCTTCCCCGAAACTTCCGATTTGCAGATTACCATGTGGTCGAAAGAAAGCGGCGCGACCGTGACGCTGGACGGACAGGAGTCCTACCGGATCAGCTCCGGCGATATCATGACCATACGAAAATCAAAATATTATACAAGACTGGTTCTTTCGCCGCACCGGAGTTACGGAGAAATATTGCGTTCCAAACTGGGTTGGGGCAGTCTGCCAACAGGCACTGGAAAAAGAAAAAATGCTTCATGAACTGAGCATTACCAACTTTGCCATCATTGACGAACTTCATGTCTCTTTTGATGAAGGTTTGAATATTATTTCGGGAGAAACCGGCGCCGGAAAATCTATTTTGATCGGCGCTGTCAGCCTGCTTTTGGGGGACCGGGCCACGGCGGAGATGATTCGCACACAGACGGACACCGCCACCGTGGAAGCGCTGTTTAACATCAGAAACAATCCGGCGCTTCAGGAAAAACTGGCCGGGATGGGGTTTGGAGCGGGTGAGGAACTTGTCATCCGGCGGGTGATTTCGCGAACCGGTAAAAACAGGGCGCAAATCAACGGGCAGATGGCGACGCTTGCGAATCTGGCCGCGATCAGTGAATCGCTGATCAACATCTGCGGGCAGCATGAACATCAGATGATCCTCTCAGCCGAAAATCATATCGACATTCTCGATGAATTCGGCGGCTGCCTTTCTGCCCGCGGGGCGTTTGAAGCCGTTTATCTGCGGTATCGCGAGCTCTGCGACCGGATGGAAAAGCTGGATAATCTGCGCCGTCATCGTGCGGAAAAAATCGATCTGATCCAGTTTCAGCTCAAAGAAATAAACGACCTCAATCCCCTCGCGGGTGAGGACGCGGCGCTTTCCGATGAAAAGAAAGTGCTGGCCAGCGTGCAGAAGCTTGCGGACTGGGGCAACCGGGCTTACGCGCTGCTTTACGCCGATAACGGCTGCATCAATGATCAGCTCAAGGAAGTCCTGACGCAGATCAAAGAGATCCGGAAGATTGATCCGGGATTGAATCTTCAGCCGTCCGATGTGGAAGGCAGCTACGTTGTTTTGCAGGAAGCGGCGCTGACGTTGCGCGATTACACGAAGAAACTGATTTTTGATCCCGAACGGCTGGCCCTGATTGACGAGCGGCTGGATGCCATCAACCGGCTCAAACGCAAACACGGCGGGACAATGGACACTTTGCTCAACCGCAAACGGGATATGGAGGAAGAGCTTAAACGTGTTTCCGGGGTGGCCCAGGAGCTGGAAAATCTCACGAAAGAAAAAGACGCCGTTGCGGCCGGTTTGCGGGAAAAAGCGCTGGCGCTTTCCAAACTGAGATTGCGGGCGGCCGGTTTGCTGAAAAAAGCGGTCGATGCGGAAATACAGGGCTTGAATATGCCGCATGCCTGCTTTTTTGTGGAGTTTCTGAAACGCTGTTCGGAAGCGGAGAATACTTACGGCCCGAAAGGCGGCGATGATCTGGAATTTTATCTGGCCGCAAACGCCGGAGAAACGCCGAAACCCCTGAACAAAATCGCGTCCGGCGGCGAGCTGTCACGCATCGTGCTGGCGCTTAAAAATGTTCTGTCACGGACCGGATCGGTGGACACGGTTGTGTTTGATGAAGTGGATTCGGGCATCGGCGGCGCCACGGCGGAAATCGTCGGACGCAAATTAAAGGAAGTATCGGCCCATCATCAGGTTATTTGCATCACGCATCTGCCGCAGATCGCCAGCTTCGGAGGACCGCATTTGCGGGTCAGCAAACAGGTGGCCTGCGGCCGTACCTCCACGGTGGTGGAGAAGATCGATGACGAACAGAAAATAGAAGAGATCAGCCGGATGCTGGGCGGCGTGGATGTGACGGACACCGCGAGAGAACACGCCCGCGCGATGCTTGCCGCCGCCGGAGCGGCGCGTGTTGCGGCTGATGCAGAAAGGAGCAATCATGCTGAGAAAAGCGCGCATCGGTGACGTCAAGACCATTCACCGTTTAATTAATCAATCGGCGGGGAAAGGTGAAATGCTGCCCAGGTCTTTGATGGATATCTATAATTCCGTGCGGGACTTTATTGTTTATTACGATGAGGATGAACAGAATATCGTCGGAATCTGCGCGATGAATATCATCTGGGAGAATCTGGCGGAAATCCGCTCTCTTTACGTGGATGACGCCTACCGGAAAAAAGGGATCGGCAGAAAACTGGTTGAATTTTGCATTTCCGAAGCCATTACGCTGGAGCTGTTTCGAATATTTTCACTCACCTATAAGAAAGAATTCTTCGCCAGGCTCAATTTCAAGGAAGTGGACCGTTCCACGCTGCCGGAAAAAATCTGGTCGGATTGTTTCCGCTGTTCCAAATACCCCGATTACTGCGATGAAGTCGCGATGATTATCGAACTATGAAAAATGGATTGAAAATTTTTCTCCTGACGCTGATCGTCATGCTTGCTTTAGCCGGCTGCGCGCGAAAAGCCGTGGTTTTGCCGGTAACGACGCCGGAGCGCGCGCTTGCGGAAGTGTCCGCGAAACAATTGAACTTTGATGATGATCTGGATACGGCGCCGCTCCTTCTGGCCATTGACCGCAGCTTGAGCTATTACGACGGCGCCGGCCGAAATCAGTTGTTCAAGGTGACGGACCGGCTGGTTGACACGAAGCAGATGAAAAAAACACTGATCACTTTCCGCGAAATTCTTCAATCCAATGCAAGCCCGGAACAGAAAAAGAAACGGATTGCCGATGATTTTCTCGTGCTGCGCGCGGCGGGTGTGAACGGCGACGGCGCTGTTTTGTTCACCGGTTATTATGAACCCCTCCTGGAAGGATCGCTGACCCGGACGGACAAGTATAAATACCCGCTCTACCGGCCGCCGCCGGACATCGTCATGGAAAGAATATCCAAAAACGATACCAGGATCAGCCGGAAGGAAAACGGCCGGACCGTTCCCTATTATACGCGCCGTGAAATCGACGTTGACGGTGTGCTGAAGGATAAGGGGCTTGAACTCATCTGGGTGTCCGATGCGGTCGAATTGAATTCTCTGCACATCCAGGGTTCGGGAAAAATAAAGCTGGAAGACGGAAAAATGTTAACGGTCAGCTACGCCCAGAATAACGGCCGTCCGTTCAGTTCCGTAACGCAAAACATGCTGAACCAGAACAAAATCGATAAAACCGATACCACCTATCAGGGTTTCAAAACCTGGCTGAAAAGCAAAAGTGAAAAGGAAATCTTTGATATTCTCAGCCACAATGAGCGCTATATTTTCTTCCGGTTTGTGGACCGCGAGCCGGTCGGTTCGCTGGGGCAGCCGGTGACGCCTGACCGGTCGATTGCCACCGATCCGGCTTATTTTCCCCAAGGCGCGCTGGCGTTTATCCGATTGCGCAAACCGGTGCTGGATGAGGATTATAACGTTGCCTCGCGTGTCGATTTTTCACGCTTTGTTTTAAATCAGGATAAAGGGTCGGCGATCAAAGGCCCGGGGCGCGTCGATCTTTTCTGCGGCTTCGGCCCCCAGGCGCAGGCCACTGCGGGAAGTCTGAAAGAAAAAGGCGAACTGTATTTTCTGCTGATCAAATAGTTTATTTGCACCATTGAAGCAGCGCCGGTTTTTCAAACAGCCTCCGGGAAAAGATGCCTGCTGCGACGGGAGTGATGCCATGACGGATGAAGAAACGGTTGATGAAATTCTGGATGGCAGCTTAAAGATCCGCCAGAGCAAACGCGGCTACCGGTTTAATCTGGACTCGCTCATTCTGGCGCACTTTGTGTCTCTGAAATCCCGTACCGTCAATCTGGATCTGGGCTGTGGCAATGGCATCATTGCGCTGGTGCTGGCCAGGCGTTACGGGCAGTCGCGCTGGCATGGTCTGGAGGTTCAGGATGGCCTCGCCTGGCTTGCGCAGAAAAATGTTGAACAAAACGGTCTGGACCGTCGCGTGGTGATTGACAAAGGGGATGCACGGGACATTAAAAAAATCTACCAGCCCCATGTCTTTGATCATATCGTTTTTAACCCTCCCTACCGCAAAATCAATTCCGGACGGATTAATCCCTTGCCGGAGAAAGCCATCGCCCGTCATGAAATCAGCGGTTCACTCGGCCACTTTCTTGCGGCGGCCCGATACGCGCTCAAACCAAAAGGGCGGGTGTTTACGATTTATCCGGCAACCAGGCTTACGGAGTTGATCAGTTTGTTTCGCAAGCAGGATATTGAACCCAAAAGAATGAAGCTGGTATTTTCGGATGCCGCATCGGATGCGAAGTTTGTTCTGGTGGAGGGGCGGAGCGGTTCACGCGAAGAACTGAAAATAGAGCCGCCACTTTTTATTTATGAAGAAGCTAAAAAATACACGCAGGCCATGAAAAATATTTTCAGCGAACTGGCTTTGCCTCCTGAAGCCTGCGGCGGCTGATTTCCTTTTTCATCACCCTTTTTACGATTTCGGCCAATTCCCGGTCAGCCAGCGTTTCCGTGCATTCGGCGATCATTTTTTTATCCCCGTCCCGGAGAACAATCTTTCCTGTTTCCACGGCGCCGGATCCGGTGTTTTTGGATGCCGGGCTGTATCCGGTGGTAAACATGATTTCCTGCACGGTCTGTTTTCCGGAAAGCTCATTTATCTTTTGCCGGATGTCTTCTTTCATGAAGTGAAGCTGTTGCACCCAGACGGAAGAAGCGGCTTTTACAAACAGGGTTCCTTCGCGCCAGCCGTCCGGCTTTGTTTGCGCGGCAATCCGCTCTCCAACCGCTTTCGGCCAGAGTTTAAACAGAGCGCTTTCTTCCGGTCTGGCGGCCAGGCCTCTTTTTTTCAAGGCGGGCAGCAATATGTCGCCGATGGATTGTAATTGCCTCTTTGAATATCTTCTTCTCATGGTCTTGATGTGACACAATTTGAGTGGCGGATCAAGGTAAATCAAAAATCGGCAGAGGGATTTGCGTGGATT
It encodes the following:
- a CDS encoding GNAT family N-acetyltransferase is translated as MLRKARIGDVKTIHRLINQSAGKGEMLPRSLMDIYNSVRDFIVYYDEDEQNIVGICAMNIIWENLAEIRSLYVDDAYRKKGIGRKLVEFCISEAITLELFRIFSLTYKKEFFARLNFKEVDRSTLPEKIWSDCFRCSKYPDYCDEVAMIIEL
- a CDS encoding transglycosylase, whose translation is MKNGLKIFLLTLIVMLALAGCARKAVVLPVTTPERALAEVSAKQLNFDDDLDTAPLLLAIDRSLSYYDGAGRNQLFKVTDRLVDTKQMKKTLITFREILQSNASPEQKKKRIADDFLVLRAAGVNGDGAVLFTGYYEPLLEGSLTRTDKYKYPLYRPPPDIVMERISKNDTRISRKENGRTVPYYTRREIDVDGVLKDKGLELIWVSDAVELNSLHIQGSGKIKLEDGKMLTVSYAQNNGRPFSSVTQNMLNQNKIDKTDTTYQGFKTWLKSKSEKEIFDILSHNERYIFFRFVDREPVGSLGQPVTPDRSIATDPAYFPQGALAFIRLRKPVLDEDYNVASRVDFSRFVLNQDKGSAIKGPGRVDLFCGFGPQAQATAGSLKEKGELYFLLIK
- a CDS encoding SAM-dependent methyltransferase, translated to MTDEETVDEILDGSLKIRQSKRGYRFNLDSLILAHFVSLKSRTVNLDLGCGNGIIALVLARRYGQSRWHGLEVQDGLAWLAQKNVEQNGLDRRVVIDKGDARDIKKIYQPHVFDHIVFNPPYRKINSGRINPLPEKAIARHEISGSLGHFLAAARYALKPKGRVFTIYPATRLTELISLFRKQDIEPKRMKLVFSDAASDAKFVLVEGRSGSREELKIEPPLFIYEEAKKYTQAMKNIFSELALPPEACGG
- a CDS encoding NAD(+) kinase, which gives rise to MKIKKVGIIANIEKENIAGFAGALKKWLEDRKIKVSLEANIAAAIGKSGGFKIEDLASRVDLIAVLGGDGTMLRTARYVAQQNVPIVGINMGTFGYLTEVNLNETYAALELILKGDFLTEKRMMLDVKIRRGNKIIGSGIVLNDVVINRGNLSRIVELETSINNQYLATYKSDGLIISTPTGSTAYSLSAGGPIVFPGKELIIINPICPHTLTNRPIIFPETSDLQITMWSKESGATVTLDGQESYRISSGDIMTIRKSKYYTRLVLSPHRSYGEILRSKLGWGSLPTGTGKRKNAS
- the recN gene encoding DNA repair protein RecN, whose product is MLHELSITNFAIIDELHVSFDEGLNIISGETGAGKSILIGAVSLLLGDRATAEMIRTQTDTATVEALFNIRNNPALQEKLAGMGFGAGEELVIRRVISRTGKNRAQINGQMATLANLAAISESLINICGQHEHQMILSAENHIDILDEFGGCLSARGAFEAVYLRYRELCDRMEKLDNLRRHRAEKIDLIQFQLKEINDLNPLAGEDAALSDEKKVLASVQKLADWGNRAYALLYADNGCINDQLKEVLTQIKEIRKIDPGLNLQPSDVEGSYVVLQEAALTLRDYTKKLIFDPERLALIDERLDAINRLKRKHGGTMDTLLNRKRDMEEELKRVSGVAQELENLTKEKDAVAAGLREKALALSKLRLRAAGLLKKAVDAEIQGLNMPHACFFVEFLKRCSEAENTYGPKGGDDLEFYLAANAGETPKPLNKIASGGELSRIVLALKNVLSRTGSVDTVVFDEVDSGIGGATAEIVGRKLKEVSAHHQVICITHLPQIASFGGPHLRVSKQVACGRTSTVVEKIDDEQKIEEISRMLGGVDVTDTAREHARAMLAAAGAARVAADAERSNHAEKSAHR